One stretch of Daphnia pulicaria isolate SC F1-1A chromosome 8, SC_F0-13Bv2, whole genome shotgun sequence DNA includes these proteins:
- the LOC124311272 gene encoding uncharacterized protein LOC124311272: protein MTSSVSVSEHQPPTVPLFLQQQQQQQQHTRRHIGRPIRVWPFAMECLAETEAETEQTAETTTGHLGNCEGVTAAVVTSSPQPTVSANKKDTHIKQAGANSQSRKQSLDGTKKIVEAESVGCTPFFGVKHYLNNFYGITDGDTDAKIVRIIEPEDEDDYFAIMTAGAGQSKSEVECWHVHRRCFAWSFSVGTLVVLLGVTCLLLGFLLPRHSALVSQMEDNDVKMWMSAHSTNSEPSISSLNIIDRQAIEHNNVLDTLKMGGGIATCFGCFLLLMTLIFPPGSHPSKWADEGETSQISQINQALKNCLLSVHSKNHPTFFYSGLVASTTNEKIPVFQQLQSVQPKD, encoded by the exons ATGACGTCGTCGGTATCTGTCAGCGAGCACCAGCCTCCGACGGTGCCCTTGTtccttcagcagcagcagcagcagcagcagcacactcgCCGCCATATTGGACGCCCCATTCGTGTTTGGCCGTTCGCGATGGAGTGTCTTGCAGAAACCGAGGCCGAGACGGAGCAGACAGCCGAAACGACGACCGGACACTTGGGAAATTGTGAAGGCGTAACGGCGGCCGTCGTTACGTCGTCGCCGCAGCCGACCGTAAGCGCCAACAAGAAAGACACTCACATCAAACAAGCAGGTGCCAACAGCCAAAGTAGAAAGCAGTCGCTGGACGGAACCAAGAAAATTGTCGAAGCCGAATCCGTGGGCTGCACTCCATTCTTCGGTGTCAAGCACTACCTGAACAATTTTTACGGCATCACCGATGGCGATACTGACGCCAAAATAGTGCGCATCATCGAACCT GAGGACGAAGATGATTACTTCGCTATAATGACGGCCGGGGCCGGCCAGAGTAAAAGCGAAGTCGAATGTTGGCACGTACATCGTCGATGCTTCGCCTGGTCATTCAGCGTCGGAACACTGGTTGTCCTGTTGGGCGTGACATGTCTCCTCTTGGGTTTCCTGCTGCCTCGGCACTCGGCGCTCGTCAGCCAGATGGAGGACAATGACGTCAAGATGTGGATGTCGGCCCACTCCACCAACAGCGAACCGTCCATCTCCTCGCTCAACATCATTGATCGCCAGGCTATCGAGCACAACAACGTGTTAGACACACTGAAAATGGGCGGCGGGATCGCCACTTGCTTCGGCTGTTTCTTGCTCCTCATGACTCTCATCTTTCCGCCCGGTAGTCATCCGTCGAAGTGGGCCGACGAGGGAGAGACGTCACAAATCAGTCAAATTAATCAGGCTCTCAAAAATTGTCTACTCTCGGTCCATTCGAAAAACCATCCAACCTTCTTCTACTCCGGGCTGGTCGCATCGACTACTAATGAGAAAATACCCGTTTTCCAGCAACTTCAGTCCGTTCAGCCCAAAGATTAG
- the LOC124311381 gene encoding uncharacterized protein LOC124311381, giving the protein MSLVCYNCQAEIDQNSKNRQSFLSRTNTFSTSGESEEPSFSDNGEGTDLVTKIPEVVINTNGKGCGVSSMEFPRKMGESHNSPASEIWRKFVQTTTGHGFARMVDTNEHWHLRAFWMIVVVLLGAGLLTSVSMISYESLVVRGLQREFIVQYNNTMNLPDIHICDTSLFSLSALESMGFNKTMGSYLALTLSPMLASRSLRKDKKKRQQLESLYRRLMANKTIHEVYEKATLKYEKP; this is encoded by the exons ATGTCTCTCGTGTGTTACAACTGCCAGGCGGAGATTGACCAGAATAGTAAAAATCGTCAGAGTTTCCTCAGCCGAACGAACACTTTTAGCACGTCGGGAGAGTCGGAAGAGCCATCTTTCAGCGACAACGGTGAAGGAACTGATCTCGTCACCAAGATTCCAGAGGTAGTCATCAACACCAATGGTAAGGGATGTGGAGTTTCCTCAATGGAGTTTCCCCGGAAAATGGGAGAAAGCCACAACAGTCCCGCATCTGAAATTTGGCGAAAGTTCGTCCAGACCACCACAGGTCATGGTTTCGCCAGAATGGTCGACACCAACGAACATTGGCATTTGAGAGCCTTTTGGATGATAGTTGTCGTCCTGCTGGGCGCTGGACTGTTGACCTCCGTCTCTATGATCAGCTACGAATCTTTAGTGGTGCGAGGATTGCAACGCGAGTTTATCGTTCAATATAACAACACCATGAACCTTCCCGACATCCACATATGCGATACATCCCTCTTCAGTCTTTCGGCACTCGAAT CCATGGGCTTCAACAAGACCATGGGTAGCTATTTGGCGTTGACACTCTCCCCAATGTTGGCTTCCCGTTCgctgagaaaagacaaaaagaaacgacagCAACTGGAAAGCCTTTACCGTCGCTTAATGGCCAACAAAACAATTCACGAAGTCTACGAGAAAGCTACCCTCAAGTATGAAAAGCCTTGA
- the LOC124311377 gene encoding uncharacterized protein LOC124311377, with protein sequence MECLSEIKLETEKDTAEKTNLQSTGSEDNPERIIDFTKAGSYKTGKQRIIEVNSPEFAPLKHYLSTLYGFTDSDPPGSKILCIIEPNEDDYSLLARAGQNKSEVECWHVHRRCFAWSFGVGTLIILLGLTCLLLGFLLPRHSALVNNPMENDEKMGTNGRFNNSDSSISAVNMLDRKAIEHNNILDTLKLSGGMASCFGCLLLLMTFILPPESHPPKMSDEEQPPTNINQLNEALRNCGF encoded by the exons ATGGAGTGTCTATCGGAAATCAAACTGGAGACAGAGAAAGACACAGCTGAAAAAACCAACTTGCAATCGACAGGTTCCGAAGACAACCCCGAGAGAATCATCGATTTCACGAAAGCAGGTAGTTACAAGACCGGGAAACAAAGAATTATTGAGGTGAATTCGCCGGAATTTGCTCCCTTGAAACACTATCTGAGCACCTTGTACGGTTTCACTGACAGTGATCCTCCTGGCTCTAAAATATTGTGCATAATTGAACCA AACGAAGACGATTACTCTCTCCTCGCCAGAGCTGGACAGAATAAAAGCGAAGTCGAATGTTGGCACGTACACCGTCGATGCTTTGCCTGGTCATTCGGTGTTGGAACATTGATTATCTTGCTGGGCTTGACATGTCTCCTCTTGGGTTTCCTGCTGCCTCGTCATTCGGCACTCGTTAATAACCCGATGGAAAACGACGAGAAGATGGGGACAAATGGCCGCTTCAACAACAGCGATTCGTCCATCTCAGCAGTCAACATGCTTGACCGTAAGGCTATCGAACACAACAACATTCTCGATACCCTAAAGTTAAGCGGAGGGATGGCTTCTTGTTTTGGTTGCTTGTTGCTTCTTATgactttcattttacctccCGAAAGCCATCCGCCCAAGATGTCGGACGAAGAACAGCCACCAACGAACATCAATCAGCTCAACGAAGCTCTCAGAAACTGCGGATTTTGA
- the LOC124311394 gene encoding uncharacterized protein LOC124311394, whose amino-acid sequence MSAAGKTIGSVATTSLFASNIVVPADLRRNAWIAVDITPPNGVMQRFQSTMNKIPSQFCRPRPLSKSAQKENYSFCFHLWKRFARTTTGHGFARMVDSDEPKSIRIFWVVVVVLLISGLLISIVIISYEVLVVRGLRREFIVQNNGTMFLPDIHICDTSLFNRTALQEMGINNTMASYMTLALSHLLASRAIIEDKKKQKRLDKEFRRLIKDKTIKEIFHRTALR is encoded by the exons ATGTCAGCTGCTGGTAAAACCATTGGCTCTGTGGCAACTACTTCTCTGTTTGCTTCAAATATTGTTGTTCCAGCTGATCTGCGTAGAAATGCTTGGATTGCTGTCGATATCACACCGCCGAACGGTGTAATGCAACGTTTTCAGTCAACGATGAATAAAATCCCATCACAGTTCTGCCGACCACGTCCACTATCGAAATcagctcaaaaagaaaattactcCTTTTGCTTTCATCTTTGGAAGAGATTCGCTCGAACAACAACGGGCCATGGCTTTGCTAGAATGGTGGACAGTGACGAACCCAAATCTATAAGAATATTTTGGGTGGTAGTGGTGGTACTACTCATATCGGgacttttaatttcaatcgtcaTAATCAGCTATGAGGTACTAGTAGTTCGTGGGCTACGCAGAGAATTCATCGTTCAGAACAACGGCACAATGTTCTTGCCCGACATCCATATTTGCGATACATCCCTATTCAATCGCACTGCTCTTCAAG AAATGGGTATCAATAACACGATGGCTTCGTACATGACTTTGGCTCTCTCACACTTGCTAGCATCACGAGCCATAATTGAGgacaagaaaaagcaaaaacgCCTCGATAAAGAATTCCGGCGTTTGATTAAAGACAAAACTATTAAAGAAATCTTTCACCGAACGGCGCTTCGGTAA